The proteins below are encoded in one region of Telopea speciosissima isolate NSW1024214 ecotype Mountain lineage chromosome 10, Tspe_v1, whole genome shotgun sequence:
- the LOC122642602 gene encoding extensin isoform X2, protein MATKVDQATVGTTAAAMTSSSKVSMFSVKSGFVIPKNKLSGSLVPAFRSLGKSESSDATKEESSKQIQRKTKWGTDLTQDAAVRKERALAYQTRVEQITQQLKSGVLKTGEAQASVSPSQVPNSETSSYQINDEAQKWELLELERREVIGEILKLNPSYKAPSDYKPLLKEAVVPIPLKAYPRFNFIGLLLGSGRNTLKRLEEAEITRADGDEVQNAYEELYVHVSADTYEKVDAAVALIELLVKPVSVNSAVVSTAPTSVSGDTVGIVEQSQGLVTGYVMPAAIGNQGMVRPMIGSSQPGPPQVQFRPYPSPWFPLGPTQTSIQSPSGFISFPNSSLPVPNNLVQISPPPLNPSNNRPFFAGFTPVSGFGSVSANPSLAARPQPSMPVLQWPYMHGARPASHISPINNPMPVSQPPSAYPTVSAQPNLTGPPAFTGNQPTTAGPVPVARQMVPQPFSSGPPLPNRPLTPAGGSGGWSGVPAVIPQGIGNTVQMTSPMVPPQRPRSMVQPIASVAPLNISATVMSRPAAPNVVSPASFPSRPPTHQLVNTSAVNRPAPTPGFVSVPAQVGSSPMPLVSSQPSVPVPVSSQAPGLLQGPSMAGQTQIPPAILPRVPAPIFTQAIGTIPASAAASIQSTSPVPRMQPVNLRAPVRNPLQNPVVGSSTLPSPVPSTSSQPQSGMPIVSGSLPSFTPMKPPVTSPGSIQPVTAPKPQRPSSGDFTFQPLRSQHPASQTVPRSSGQPPAQSTPPVLPPLAPQSPSFRPALHSIPQPGIQNFARPQVANPIGQPHAPALTPSPGGVVPFGGNPTTTSPPPRPPVFPGPHSVRPSTPLPQMRPQSFGSASHMPPIPSALPPRPANAMQPQQNQLSPTIRSGNLLFPNPQFNNNLSFASGKPASGPGGNQIYDPFSPTSVSSAPPRQGDSPAKVRKQENDPEYEDLMDSVGVR, encoded by the exons ATGGCTACAAAGGTTGACCAAGCCACTGTTGGGACTACAGCTGCCGCAATGACGAGTAGTTCTAAGGTCTCCATGTTCAGTGTGAAGTCTGGATTTGTTATACCGAAGAACAAATTATCAGGTTCTTTAGTTCCTGCATTTCGAAGTTTGGGAAAGTCCGAAAGCAGTGATGCCACCAAAGAAGAAAGTAGCAAACAGATTCAGAGGAAAACAAAATGGGGTACTGACTTGACACAAGATGCTGCTGTCAGGAAAGAAAGAGCCTTAGCATATCAG ACTCGAGTGGAACAAATTACGCAACAGCTGAAATCAGGAGTTCTGAAGACTGGAGAAGCCCAAGCCTCAGTGTCACCGAGCCAGGTTCCGAATTCTGAGACCTCCAGCTATCAGATAAATGATGAG GCCCAGAAGTGGGAACTATTGGAATTGGAAAGAAGGGAAGTTATTG GTGAAATACTAAAGCTGAATCCAAGTTACAAGGCTCCATCTGATTACAAGCCATTATTGAAAGAGGCTGTAGTGCCTATTCCT CTTAAAGCATATCCAAGATTCAATTTCATTGGTCTTTTATTGGGGTCTGGAAGAAATACTCTTAAGAGATTAGAAGAA GCTGAAATTACTCGGGCAGATGGGGATGAAGTCCAGAATGCTTATGAAGAGCTGTATGTCCATGTATCAGCTGATACATATGAGAAAGTTGATGCTGCAGTTGCTTTAATTGAACTGTTAGTCAAACCAGTGTCT gTTAATTCAGCTGTTGTTTCCACAGCTCCAACTTCAGTTTCTGGGGATACTGTCggtattgttgagcaaagtcaGGGCTTAGTTACTGGTTATGTGATGCCTGCTGCTATTGGAAACCAGGGGATGGTGCGACCAATGATTGGATCTTCACAGCCTGGTCCTCCACAAGTCCAGTTCCGGCCATATCCAAGTCCATGGTTCCCACTAGGTCCAACCCAAACCTCCATTCAATCACCGTCTGGCTTCATTTCCTTTCCAAATTCTTCATTGCCCGTACCTAACAATCTGGTTCAGATTTCTCCACCCCCTCTCAATCCCTCAAACAACCGACCATTTTTTGCGGGGTTTACTCCTGTATCGggatttggttcggtttcagCGAACCCATCTCTTGCCGCCAGACCACAGCCTTCAATGCCGGTTTTGCAATGGCCATACATGCATGGCGCACGACCTGCTAGCCACATCTCTCCAATAAACAATCCCATGCCAGTCTCACAGCCTCCATCAGCATACCCTACTGTATCAGCTCAACCGAATCTTACTGGACCACCAGCATTTACTGGTAACCAACCCACAACAGCTGGACCAGTACCAGTGGCAAGACAAATGGTACCACAACCATTTTCATCAGGACCACCATTGCCAAACAGGCCACTAACACCTGCTGGGGGCTCTGGTGGTTGGTCTGGTGTACCTGCCGTAATCCCTCAAGGGATAGGGAACACAGTACAGATGACTTCACCAATGGTTCCACCACAAAGGCCTCGTTCCATGGTTCAACCAATTGCATCAGTAGCTCCGCTAAATATTTCAGCAACTGTAATGAGTAGACCTGCTGCACCAAATGTTGTTTCTCCTGCTAGTTTTCCTTCTCGACCTCCCACTCACCAGTTAGTCAATACATCAGCAGTTAACCGTCCAGCTCCTACACCGGGTTTTGTTTCTGTACCAGCTCAAGTTGGGTCAAGCCCTATGCCATTAGTCTCTTCTCAACCCTCAGTACCAGTTCCAGTATCTTCACAGGCACCAGGACTATTGCAGGGCCCATCTATGGCAGGACAAACACAAATTCCACCAGCAATACTTCCTCGAGTACCAGCTCCAATTTTTACTCAAGCAATTGGCACAATTCCAGCATCAGCAGCTGCCTCCATTCAATCTACTTCACCAGTGCCGCGTATGCAGCCTGTAAATTTACGTGCACCAGTGCGTAATCCATTGCAAAATCCTGTAGTAGGTTCATCAACACTTCCTTCACCAGTGCCATCAACATCATCACAACCACAATCTGGAATGCCTATTGTTTCTGGAAGCTTACCGAGTTTTACTCCCATGAAGCCCCCAGTGACAAGCCCAGGAAGTATTCAACCAGTTACAGCTCCAAAACCCCAGAGGCCAAGTTCTGGTGATTTCACTTTTCAGCCCCTCAGGTCCCAGCATCCGGCTTCTCAAACAGTTCCAAGGTCTAGTGGACAACCCCCAGCTCAAAGTACCCCACCAGTGCTGCCACCTCTGGCACCTCAATCACCTTCTTTTCGACCAGCTTTGCATTCAATACCACAACCTGGCATACAAAATTTTGCAAGGCCTCAGGTTGCCAATCCAATTGGTCAGCCTCATGCTCCTGCCCTGACACCTTCACCAGGTGGTGTTGTCCCCTTTGGTGGTAACCCAACCACCACCTCCCCACCACCAAGACCTCCAGTATTTCCAGGTCCACATTCTGTCCGGCCTTCAACTCCTCTGCCTCAAATGAGGCCACAGAGCTTTGGTTCAGCATCACATATGCCTCCTATACCCAGTGCTTTACCTCCTCGCCCTGCAAATGCAATGCAACCACAGCAGAATCAGCTGTCCCCGACTATTCGTTCAGGGAACCTCTTGTTTCCAAACCCGCAATTCAACAACAATCTCTCATTTGCATCTGGTAAGCCTGCTTCCGGTCCTGGAGGAAACCAAATTTATGACCCATTTTCACCCACTTCGGTGTCTTCTGCCCCTCCTCGACAAGGAGATAGTCCTGCCAAGGTGAGAAAACAGGAGAATGACCCAGAGTACGAGGATCTGATGGATTCAGTGGGTGTGAGATGA
- the LOC122642602 gene encoding extensin isoform X1: MATKVDQATVGTTAAAMTSSSKVSMFSVKSGFVIPKNKLSGSLVPAFRSLGKSESSDATKEESSKQIQRKTKWGTDLTQDAAVRKERALAYQTRVEQITQQLKSGVLKTGEAQASVSPSQVPNSETSSYQINDEAQKWELLELERREVIGEILKLNPSYKAPSDYKPLLKEAVVPIPLKAYPRFNFIGLLLGSGRNTLKRLEEETGAKVCVHGTKAGTGEKAEITRADGDEVQNAYEELYVHVSADTYEKVDAAVALIELLVKPVSVNSAVVSTAPTSVSGDTVGIVEQSQGLVTGYVMPAAIGNQGMVRPMIGSSQPGPPQVQFRPYPSPWFPLGPTQTSIQSPSGFISFPNSSLPVPNNLVQISPPPLNPSNNRPFFAGFTPVSGFGSVSANPSLAARPQPSMPVLQWPYMHGARPASHISPINNPMPVSQPPSAYPTVSAQPNLTGPPAFTGNQPTTAGPVPVARQMVPQPFSSGPPLPNRPLTPAGGSGGWSGVPAVIPQGIGNTVQMTSPMVPPQRPRSMVQPIASVAPLNISATVMSRPAAPNVVSPASFPSRPPTHQLVNTSAVNRPAPTPGFVSVPAQVGSSPMPLVSSQPSVPVPVSSQAPGLLQGPSMAGQTQIPPAILPRVPAPIFTQAIGTIPASAAASIQSTSPVPRMQPVNLRAPVRNPLQNPVVGSSTLPSPVPSTSSQPQSGMPIVSGSLPSFTPMKPPVTSPGSIQPVTAPKPQRPSSGDFTFQPLRSQHPASQTVPRSSGQPPAQSTPPVLPPLAPQSPSFRPALHSIPQPGIQNFARPQVANPIGQPHAPALTPSPGGVVPFGGNPTTTSPPPRPPVFPGPHSVRPSTPLPQMRPQSFGSASHMPPIPSALPPRPANAMQPQQNQLSPTIRSGNLLFPNPQFNNNLSFASGKPASGPGGNQIYDPFSPTSVSSAPPRQGDSPAKVRKQENDPEYEDLMDSVGVR, translated from the exons ATGGCTACAAAGGTTGACCAAGCCACTGTTGGGACTACAGCTGCCGCAATGACGAGTAGTTCTAAGGTCTCCATGTTCAGTGTGAAGTCTGGATTTGTTATACCGAAGAACAAATTATCAGGTTCTTTAGTTCCTGCATTTCGAAGTTTGGGAAAGTCCGAAAGCAGTGATGCCACCAAAGAAGAAAGTAGCAAACAGATTCAGAGGAAAACAAAATGGGGTACTGACTTGACACAAGATGCTGCTGTCAGGAAAGAAAGAGCCTTAGCATATCAG ACTCGAGTGGAACAAATTACGCAACAGCTGAAATCAGGAGTTCTGAAGACTGGAGAAGCCCAAGCCTCAGTGTCACCGAGCCAGGTTCCGAATTCTGAGACCTCCAGCTATCAGATAAATGATGAG GCCCAGAAGTGGGAACTATTGGAATTGGAAAGAAGGGAAGTTATTG GTGAAATACTAAAGCTGAATCCAAGTTACAAGGCTCCATCTGATTACAAGCCATTATTGAAAGAGGCTGTAGTGCCTATTCCT CTTAAAGCATATCCAAGATTCAATTTCATTGGTCTTTTATTGGGGTCTGGAAGAAATACTCTTAAGAGATTAGAAGAA GAAACTGGAGCTAAAGTATGCGTGCATGGCACTAAAGCAGGCACAGGAGAGAAG GCTGAAATTACTCGGGCAGATGGGGATGAAGTCCAGAATGCTTATGAAGAGCTGTATGTCCATGTATCAGCTGATACATATGAGAAAGTTGATGCTGCAGTTGCTTTAATTGAACTGTTAGTCAAACCAGTGTCT gTTAATTCAGCTGTTGTTTCCACAGCTCCAACTTCAGTTTCTGGGGATACTGTCggtattgttgagcaaagtcaGGGCTTAGTTACTGGTTATGTGATGCCTGCTGCTATTGGAAACCAGGGGATGGTGCGACCAATGATTGGATCTTCACAGCCTGGTCCTCCACAAGTCCAGTTCCGGCCATATCCAAGTCCATGGTTCCCACTAGGTCCAACCCAAACCTCCATTCAATCACCGTCTGGCTTCATTTCCTTTCCAAATTCTTCATTGCCCGTACCTAACAATCTGGTTCAGATTTCTCCACCCCCTCTCAATCCCTCAAACAACCGACCATTTTTTGCGGGGTTTACTCCTGTATCGggatttggttcggtttcagCGAACCCATCTCTTGCCGCCAGACCACAGCCTTCAATGCCGGTTTTGCAATGGCCATACATGCATGGCGCACGACCTGCTAGCCACATCTCTCCAATAAACAATCCCATGCCAGTCTCACAGCCTCCATCAGCATACCCTACTGTATCAGCTCAACCGAATCTTACTGGACCACCAGCATTTACTGGTAACCAACCCACAACAGCTGGACCAGTACCAGTGGCAAGACAAATGGTACCACAACCATTTTCATCAGGACCACCATTGCCAAACAGGCCACTAACACCTGCTGGGGGCTCTGGTGGTTGGTCTGGTGTACCTGCCGTAATCCCTCAAGGGATAGGGAACACAGTACAGATGACTTCACCAATGGTTCCACCACAAAGGCCTCGTTCCATGGTTCAACCAATTGCATCAGTAGCTCCGCTAAATATTTCAGCAACTGTAATGAGTAGACCTGCTGCACCAAATGTTGTTTCTCCTGCTAGTTTTCCTTCTCGACCTCCCACTCACCAGTTAGTCAATACATCAGCAGTTAACCGTCCAGCTCCTACACCGGGTTTTGTTTCTGTACCAGCTCAAGTTGGGTCAAGCCCTATGCCATTAGTCTCTTCTCAACCCTCAGTACCAGTTCCAGTATCTTCACAGGCACCAGGACTATTGCAGGGCCCATCTATGGCAGGACAAACACAAATTCCACCAGCAATACTTCCTCGAGTACCAGCTCCAATTTTTACTCAAGCAATTGGCACAATTCCAGCATCAGCAGCTGCCTCCATTCAATCTACTTCACCAGTGCCGCGTATGCAGCCTGTAAATTTACGTGCACCAGTGCGTAATCCATTGCAAAATCCTGTAGTAGGTTCATCAACACTTCCTTCACCAGTGCCATCAACATCATCACAACCACAATCTGGAATGCCTATTGTTTCTGGAAGCTTACCGAGTTTTACTCCCATGAAGCCCCCAGTGACAAGCCCAGGAAGTATTCAACCAGTTACAGCTCCAAAACCCCAGAGGCCAAGTTCTGGTGATTTCACTTTTCAGCCCCTCAGGTCCCAGCATCCGGCTTCTCAAACAGTTCCAAGGTCTAGTGGACAACCCCCAGCTCAAAGTACCCCACCAGTGCTGCCACCTCTGGCACCTCAATCACCTTCTTTTCGACCAGCTTTGCATTCAATACCACAACCTGGCATACAAAATTTTGCAAGGCCTCAGGTTGCCAATCCAATTGGTCAGCCTCATGCTCCTGCCCTGACACCTTCACCAGGTGGTGTTGTCCCCTTTGGTGGTAACCCAACCACCACCTCCCCACCACCAAGACCTCCAGTATTTCCAGGTCCACATTCTGTCCGGCCTTCAACTCCTCTGCCTCAAATGAGGCCACAGAGCTTTGGTTCAGCATCACATATGCCTCCTATACCCAGTGCTTTACCTCCTCGCCCTGCAAATGCAATGCAACCACAGCAGAATCAGCTGTCCCCGACTATTCGTTCAGGGAACCTCTTGTTTCCAAACCCGCAATTCAACAACAATCTCTCATTTGCATCTGGTAAGCCTGCTTCCGGTCCTGGAGGAAACCAAATTTATGACCCATTTTCACCCACTTCGGTGTCTTCTGCCCCTCCTCGACAAGGAGATAGTCCTGCCAAGGTGAGAAAACAGGAGAATGACCCAGAGTACGAGGATCTGATGGATTCAGTGGGTGTGAGATGA